In the Bacteroidota bacterium genome, ATGCATATAAAATAGGAAGATATTGGGGTGTTGGAAGTAAAGATTTTAATAATGGTATCGTAATATTAATAGCAGTTGATGACCATCGCATGTTTATTGCAACCGGTTATGGAACAGAAGCCTATTTAACAGATATCAGAAGTAAAAGAATTATTGACGGCATTTTAGCGCCTGCATTCAAAGAAAATGATTACTACGGTGGTATAGATTCTGCAACTACAGAAATAATGAAATATATGACCGGTGCATATGAAGGGCAACCTTATGGCAGCGGACAAGGTGGACCAAGCGGAATTATAATTGTGATTGTAATTATTCTAATAATTATTTTTTTAAGCCGCAGATCTAAAGGTGGCGGAACTACATTTGGTGGAAGAGGACCAATTTATTGGGGCGGCGGTGGATTTGGCGGCTTCGGTGGCGGAAGCGGTGGAGGCGGTGGCTTCGGTGGATTTGGCGGTGGCGGCTTCGGTGGTGGTGGAGCCGGTGGAAGTTGGTAAAAACTTCTGCAATATTTTACATTTTTTTATAGCATTAAATTTATTTAATACAGGTCACTTCCTTTTTTTATCCGGCGCCGGAATTTCAGGGTCGCCTAATTCAAGCATTGGATCCCAGTATAATTTTTTATATTCTACTACTTGATCATTTTTAATTTTAATGCCTTCTTTTTCTAAAAGTGAAATCATTTTTTCGGGGGGATTAAAATGCGCCTTGCCGGTTAATAGTCCGTTTCTATTTACAACTCTGTGCGCCGGAACTTTAGGTTTTGCGTGGTGACTGGCATTCATGGCCCAACCAACCATGCGTGAACTTAATCCTGTGCCCAGATATTTTGCTATGCTGCCATAGTTGGTAACCCGCCCTTTGGGTATCAGACGTACTACCTGCCATACCTGATCAAAAAAAGTTTCGGAGTCGTATTTAGCTGCCATAACACAAATTAATTCCATTTTATTCTAAAAATGTGCAAAATCATACCGAAAATTGCAAAATGTTATCCAAAATTGTCAAAGCCGGTTCCATTACCAATTTAACAGATGCACGTTTTTTTTCAGCTTTCGAAGTTGATTTCATCGGATTTTGTTTCGACCCGCAATCAACTTTGTATATTTCACCTCAAAATGCATTAGCCATTAAAGGTTGGATTACCGGACCAAAAATAGTTGCAGAATTTGCAAATCAAGACCCTGACAATATTAAAAATATCATCCAGTTTTTTGAACCGGATATTATTGAAATAGATGAACAAAATTTAGAAACAATTTTGCCACTCTGTATTTCCTTAAACAAAAAATTAATTGTCCGCACCGAAAGTGTAAAAGAAACAAACGAACATATTTTATTTTATTTATCGCCAATATCGCTAGCAGAAAAAATTAAAAATAAATCAAACTACATATTCGACCTCACCGAATCAACAGCAACTACACCGGATATCACAAATTTACCTGCCATCCAATTAAAAGGCAGTCCTGAACAGGAAGTAGGCATAAAATCATTTGACAACATAGCACACATTTTAGAAAGTATTGAAATTGCTAATTAATGTACCAATGTGAAAATGTACCGATGTACCAATGGAACAGCCGATTTTGAGTGAGATTTTCATACTTAGAATTAATTAACCCACGTTGCAGAAACAACACAAACAACAAAGCAAACCAATAAAATAAAACACATCAAACTTCGCGCCCTTTGCCCTTCGCGTTCTTAGCGAGAAAACACTAAAAATATTAAAAGATTTTACGCGAAACCTCTCCCAAACACCACTGGCGCCCTTTGCCCTTCGCGTTCTTAGGAGAACCTACTACAAAAATATTATAAAATTTTTCACGCAACCTCTACCTTCTTAGCGAGAAAACATACTACAAAAATATTATAAAGAAAATTTTTACGCGCAAAAAAACCTCTACCGAAAAACACATCCATCTTAGCGCCCTTTGCCCTTCGCGTTCTTAGCGAGAAAACATACTACAAAAATATTATAAAGAAAATTTTTACACGAAAAAAACATCTACCGAAATACACATCTCCCTTAGCGTGCTTTGCGCGAAAAAAGCCTTCAAAAAAAATACACACACAAAACACATCACCCTTCGCGCCCTTTGCCCTTCGCGTGCTTTACGCGAAACCCACATCCACAAAACACCAATTCGCAATACTCCGCGTGAACCCCACACTTAAATCTGAAAACGAACATATTTAATTGTCTTCCGCTCAGCGAGATGCATTTTTTCGTAGTATGTTTTTATTTCCAGAAATGGGTGCGGCAGTGGCTTCGAATAAATATCATCATCTGCATATAACAATTTATATCCGCCTTCCTTAACTGTCTCCACTGTAAATTCGTACAATGTCGGATCATCAGTTTTTAAATTAATAATTCCGCCGGGCTTTAATATTTTTTTGTAGAAAGAAATAAATCGTTCACTGGTAAGTCGTTTTTGATCTTTACCTTTTTTTAAATGGGGATCCGGAAAAGTAATCCATATTTCACTTACTTCATCAGGAGCAAAAAATGTTGCGATAATATTAATATCAGTTCTTAAAAAAAATGCATTTTCGATTTTTTCTTCCAACGCCCTTTTGGCACCGCGATGCATTCGGTTTCCTTTTACATCAACCCCGATGTAGTTATTATTTTTATCAGCAGCCGCCATCTCGCAAGTATATTCACCTTTCCCACATGCCAATTCCAAAATGATCGGATTATCATTTTTAAAAATTTCGGAATTCCATTTTCCCTTAGGATCAACCTCTACCTTTTCGTGATTAACCACTACGGGCTTCAAAAAATTAAAATTTTGTAATACATTACTAAATGTATCCAGCTCCGCAAACCGTTGTAACTTACTTTTTCTCACCGCTATTACCTTTTTGAGCCCACAAAGGTATTAAATCAATAATCACAAAATTCCTCTCTCCCAAAACCAACTCCTGACCATCTCCAACCAAATACAACTATCCTACCATACACAACCTAAACCCAACACACACAAACAACCAAACACTACCACCACATCACTCCTTCGCGCCCTTTGCCCTTCGCGTCCTTAGCGCGAAACCCACATCCATCTTCGCGTGAAACCCACATCCAGATGGTGTGAAACCCACATCCACCTATCCAAAAAAAACATCCCCCCTTCGCGCCCTTTGCCCTTCGCGTCCTTAGCGAGAAACCCACATCCACCTTCGCGTGAAACCCACATCCAGATGGTGTGAAACCCACATCCACCTATCCAAAAAAAACATCCACCCTTCGCGCCCTTTGCCCTTAGCGTCCTTAGCGAGAAACCCTCATCCACCTTCGCGTGAAACCCACATCCAGATGGTGTGAAACCCACATCCACCTATCCAAAAAAAACATCCACCCTTCGCGCCCTTTGCCCTTCGCGTCCTTAGCGCGAAACCCACATCCACCTTCGCGTGAAACCCACATCCAGATGGTGTGAAACCCACATCCACCTAACCAAAAAA is a window encoding:
- a CDS encoding TPM domain-containing protein, coding for MIKLRNVFLFASLFLLAPVVIFAQDDKDLLKRPMPPHLVNDEANVIDDASEAQLENKLVNYNDTTSTQIAVITIPSVQPYDVSDYAYKIGRYWGVGSKDFNNGIVILIAVDDHRMFIATGYGTEAYLTDIRSKRIIDGILAPAFKENDYYGGIDSATTEIMKYMTGAYEGQPYGSGQGGPSGIIIVIVIILIIIFLSRRSKGGGTTFGGRGPIYWGGGGFGGFGGGSGGGGGFGGFGGGGFGGGGAGGSW
- a CDS encoding MGMT family protein, translating into MAAKYDSETFFDQVWQVVRLIPKGRVTNYGSIAKYLGTGLSSRMVGWAMNASHHAKPKVPAHRVVNRNGLLTGKAHFNPPEKMISLLEKEGIKIKNDQVVEYKKLYWDPMLELGDPEIPAPDKKRK
- the trmB gene encoding tRNA (guanosine(46)-N7)-methyltransferase TrmB: MRKSKLQRFAELDTFSNVLQNFNFLKPVVVNHEKVEVDPKGKWNSEIFKNDNPIILELACGKGEYTCEMAAADKNNNYIGVDVKGNRMHRGAKRALEEKIENAFFLRTDINIIATFFAPDEVSEIWITFPDPHLKKGKDQKRLTSERFISFYKKILKPGGIINLKTDDPTLYEFTVETVKEGGYKLLYADDDIYSKPLPHPFLEIKTYYEKMHLAERKTIKYVRFQI